A segment of the Carya illinoinensis cultivar Pawnee chromosome 1, C.illinoinensisPawnee_v1, whole genome shotgun sequence genome:
GGTTGTTCCTCGACACTTTGACTTCTGACTCAAGTTATGCCCTAGGGATTCTCCATAAATAAGACTTGTTGCTACTACTGTTGTTATAGATGTGCTAACATCTGATTTTGGCTGTAGATTTGGTATCAGACTGCTCGAAGTGTTGCACTGAGGATTCTGATGATTCCATTAGCAAGGTATGAATAATATTTCCAGAATTCTAGAAGCCAAAAGTGATAgtttcatttaatatatttttagattcaCTTGAGCAAATTTTGCTAACCCGAAATCAGTCAAAAGACAAAAGATTGATTAGGTAAACATTGATGAAAATAAGACAACAGGTTAAACTGTCAGGGAACTGGCATGACTGACGACACTTATTTTGTCCGTTCactcctcttttttattttttatttttgataggtctccacttttttattttctttcccctTAAATTATGAATACGTAATTTAGCTTTAAAATTTTCAGTCCAATCTTTAAGTAACAATgtcctttaattataaaaatgtaaaTTGAAGTTCAAGAtgctaaaacaagaaaaaaatgcaCCGTGGATGGCTGTCTCAATCATACTTCCTTTCTGGGCCTTCTTGTACCTTCTAGCACCTTTTAGCCATgtgttaaaaaatttaattgattgGACGCTTGGATATGTATTGGGTATATTGAGAGTTTGAGTGTATCAGAAAGGTCTCTTTACAACATGAGTGTACATGCTACTTGTCTAACTCGCCCTCTTTCAAAGATCTTTTCAACTTCACGTGCATCATGTTCCAAATCACCATGTCTTTACCCGCATCATTTTCCATCTGGAGCCGTAAATCTtcttgactttttatttttattcatttactccaatggaaggaaaaagatGCTGTAGTTTAACTCTGTGGAACTGCAGATTACCTATTCTGGTGCTGTACTGGAGGTATGCATGAGGAAACTGGTTTTCTATCCTGAAATTGTGGGCTTCATTGAAGAAGAGAAGGATCAGTTCCCTTCAGTAAAAgttcaatatattttcaattctcCACCAAAGCTGATCATGCTTGATGAGGCAGGCCAACACAAGGAAAACATAAGGTTAGCTTTCTTTTGTTAGTGTCAACTGTTGAGCACTGGTCTCTCCACTGGATGGATAGAAATTTTGGTTGAGAGATTTGCTTGACCTGATTGATGATAAGGGAGTGATGATGCTGAAATTTGTTTAAtttgtatatgtataaaaaccTCGCTGCTTGGTTATAACCCCTCCCCCTTCGTTAATCCCCAGTATGTCATGCACCAAAGACTGAGCTCTATGTTACCCAGCTGATGTTTTCTGCCTGGCTCGTGTCAAAGTGTCAGAAACATTTGTTTTCCAAAATTTCTATCATTATAGAGTTCCTAGATTTTCATATCCTTTACTTTGTTATTGTCATGTTAATAGGGGCAGGTGCGGTAGGGTGTTTTGAGGGGTTTGGAGAGTCGGGAGTTGTCCATGCCATGTTGACACGCCATATTTGGGTAAATCAAAGATGGAACTGACAGATCTTGCCTTGATCTGATATCGGTAGACAACCAAAACATGTACCTTAGAAATTAGACAGCTgcaattttagattttgatgtGGCTGCCGTACAGTGGCATTTTAGGTTGAGATCTCGTTTTAGTCCAATTTTGGCACAGAAAACACAATTGTCTGGTTTTAGTTTGTTCCAAGTGAATAACGGGTATACGTTAGGTCTGAGTTATTCTACATACTTCTCTTATTGGATCACTTTTTTCCCTTATCACAGGATCGACAACTGGAAACGGGAACATATACTGcaattcttgagagagaaggtTAATCCCACTTCAGCAGActgagttctttttttttttttgtctctacCCTTCTGTGTCCTGATTGTTACAGATGTCCAGATTCCTTTTCttagaatttaataaaaatgtaGACGATAAGAATGGAAACATCATATTTTCGGGCTCCTTTCTTTATATACAAAAGATGTGAACTACACAAATGAATTGTATTGATGAAAGCTGCCTCTCTAAACCATAGCTTGGATTTGGTGGAAGATTCCGAGGGTCCATGAAGACCCGACATTAGTAATTTAGTGTTATCCTGCTTAATTTCTCTTCTCAAAATTAGCATTCCATTCAGAGTAGCTGGATCTGGGTAGGTTTATTCGTCTGTAGCTGGGCTCCATCAGAATGAAAGGTTTTCAACTAATAGATCCACCTATAATTTCCATTCTCCGGTTTATCTGTTCAATCATTGAATATTGTTCTGGGCAAATGGCGTGAGCTACAAAGCTGCATGAAGCATCAGCAGCTAGATAAATTGGATCTCTGTTCCCAGTTTTATTGTGGTGATGACAAAAATGCACTAGTCTAGCAACAAGTTCTAGGCAGACAAAAAGAGAAACAACAAGTTCTAGGCagacaaaaagagagaaatagtATCCATTTAGTGATAATGAAATAACCCATAACTCTCTACATTTTAAACTATATGGATGCTATTCATTTAAGTTGATACCTTCTCTGTCAAATGTGGTAACAAGATAGAATAATGACCACTATTCTACtacaattttactattttttttattttttattttttatttttaatgattaagaaagcgactattagtaaaattatatatttttaaaattttttttaatgattaatatattaaaaaataaaaaataaataaatacactacaagTAGTAAAGTGGGGATATACCATCCTCTTATTTttggatcaaaaaataaaagaggaggATGGAGATTGGACATTTGATAAATGGCGTCACAACGGGAACTGCTTTGATCACTCAGGCAAAGAAGTTACGTAAAATGATATTCCCCCCTCcatatattcataaataaattaattatcatcatcCTTATACAACTCAGGTTTTTCTAAATATACATTTTCGCATAATCAGTAGAGAGATGATACACATTCGATACTAGGAAGCTTCTACCATTACCAGCTTATAATCAGGATGTTGAGGAAATTGCTTTCCCACAGTTCAAAAGATAGCCTATTCACGCTCCAGATTTCCATGGATACGCCGTGCTGAAGTTTTCGGTCACTAATTTGCCTCTGCCCAACATAATATTTGTTGCACAGTAAAAGTTGGTTACCCTTTACACCACCATTCTAGCCGCATCAAAACCCTTGCGGTCTCTGTGCGACGTATTGCCTCTCAATGGAATTGAGAAATAGCCTTCTCAAACTTGGGAGAAGTAGTCTTGATAGGGGCCCAGATATCTGCACCATTGCTTCGAGCAACTCCAGCTGTGCAAGAGACTGGAACAAGACATAAACCTTTGCTTCTCAAACTGTATGGTCCTAATTCCTGGAGACAGAAAAAACACTGCCTTTATATTCCTGTCATTCCTTTTCTCCAACTATGCTCAGTTATATGGCATTTCTGAGATTGGAATCAAGGATTCAAGGGCATGTTGAATAGCCGAGCATCTAAAATCagatcagatttttctttatttttttgtccaaCAACCTAAAATTGCAGGCATgaccaaattatttattatagggAAAATTTGTATACCACCAATCCTAAAGCAATCCAGTACCATCATTTGCAGTAATTGTTCGGTTTCCTATTTTGGAACTGTTGTTTTAACTAATTATGTAAGTACTGTTCCAAGTACCATAAAACACCCTTTATCAGAGCTGCTTCGGAGAAAAATCCAAATTTGACCATTCAGTGTTTAGTATATCCTACAAATGTTCTGCTAATGGATGGCTCAAGCTCACCTGCATTACACTTGGGGTACTTTGGAGGTATGGAGCACTCAACACCTGAAAGCACCGATAAAAATCAAAAAGCAATGAGACCAAACTGAAATCTGTCAGCCATATCTTCAAATAATTAGATACAGATGTCTAGTAGTTCAATCTTCAAACATCAAACTTTAGCCTCATGTAGTTTGGATCTCTCAAAACAGTTTTTAATGGATACAGATACAGATATGATCAGTAGCCCAAGAGTCCAAACAAAACTCTATCACCACAAAGATGGTTGCATCCCTCAATAAAACAGTTTTTGATGGAGCAACCCTTGGGCGATGATTTTTAATCTTTACTTAGGAGATAATCCATGATGGCACAACCCATAATAAATTGTCTATTTGCTTTATTGGACATGGCCAAACAAGTCCAGCACATCTCAAAGTTGGACAAACAAGATTTTCTACAGGATAAAACTTTCATCACTGTAAAACAAGACAACAAAATGGTCACAATCTAGGGAAGTGCTATCACGTGTATGCTATAGATGGGCTACTAATGATAGTTCAGAATTAAACGATCCTAGTTAATAGATGGGCTGCTAATTATAGTTCAGAAAAACAAAGCAGGAAAAGAACAAACCTTAACTTGTTCATGAAGGAACTGTATGTATTCCATTGCCTCCAAAAGGACAGAAGCTGTATCTGTCTGCAGTCAAATCAGAAAAGCTTTAGAAACAACATCAATGGTGAACAACTCTATCAGGGAGAGCTTTAATGGATGAGCTATAACCTAGAAAGAGAACAATGTGTCCCCAAGTaacatctttcttttttccctagGGCATCCCTCAATAGCATGCATCTTAACAACATTACTAtaatttaatgttttcttttCACAAACTCAGTTGGAGATGAATATCCTAGAACTGATCTTTAAAAGGATCCATGCTTTAATTACAATGTCAATTTTCTGTATTACCTTCCCATATGGTGAAACAAGCTGTTGCAGAGTCACAATTCGCTCGCCAAGTTTATCCTTCCTCTCCTATTGTTAaagtgagaaaataaaatagtaaaataagaaaaataaacacacCAACAAATTACAGATAGTATGCAATAGGGTGAATTGAAGCAGCTCCAAAAGGGACTCAAAATTGCACTGGGATAAATTCTCAACCACCTTCAAGAAATGCTTTCAGATTTCCTCTAGAATAATTTAGCCAACGTGACTGTTTCAGCCACGTGGCCTTTTGGCATTCCCTTTATATTTGCTAGTTATGCCACTTTACTTTTGGAACTGCATATATTCTGCTGGAAAACCATACTCCAACAAAGAAATATAGAAAACGAAAATGGAAAAGGAGATGAAGAAACCTTGGCAGACAAATCAGCCTTATGCCGTTTGGATGTAAGAGAAGTGAGACTTGTCTCAACAGAACAGGGGCTCCTTTTGTGTTCCGTCATCTTTCCTAACTCTATCCCTTCTTCTCCCTAGtttgaaataatataataatcacTCGGTGAGATAAGACAAAAGGCAACAAGGGCAAAAAACTTGCATGTCCATAATCcgcttgaaaatatatataaatctaaacCCAATAACCAGTATCTTAACTTAATTTATgttcatatatttttcataatggAATGATATCTAGACTAAAGGGAGAATGCGCCTATGTGCTTGCCGAAATGTTATACCAGCCCTTCAATCAAATTCTATAATGCTGACTACAGAAGTAATTCAAACTACCGTGAATAAACTCATATTCCAATAAATTAAGTCTTTTCTTGTTTGCATGCGATACCGGTAACACAGAGTAACCATGTAATATGACCAGAATCATTTATACAATATTATGACAAATCAACAATGGACGTATTCTTCATAGTTTTGGAATTTCTggagttttgaaatttggagCCAGTCATGGTTAAGCAAGTGAGACTGCGACTGATCTGGGGGGCAGTACtccataaaatgaaaaacagaaacCAAACTcggaaaaattaaattaaatatctgTGGGAAAGCAAACTCTTAATGGAAGTCCCAAGAAGCAAATGCATTTTGCTTGAGACCTCAGCTAGGAGGAAAGGTCCATCTTCACCTCAAGATATGTCACACCCGCGTGTCCAATCAGTCCTAGTAAACAGGCATGATCTACACCGGTACACCTTGCAAAAATCCCAACCCGTGTGGTAATGCCCACAATAATAACAGATTAAAGTTGACCATCCAATGTAATTGACTTTACTTTAAGAAGCATCCCCGAAAGAGGATAGCCATTTTTAGCCAATTATAAACCAGATTGGCATTCTCAACATAccttaaaaaatcaaattttatatgaACCATACACGAAACCATGCAAAACAAATCATAACATTACAAAgttcatatctttaaaaacaaGGTATGAACCATTTTGGTCAGAGGCTAACCACCCTCAATTTAAAACATCCTGTAATATACTTCTATCtgatattatcaaaaaaaaaaaatcaaatatatatagattatataatatatatatatatatataatcataattaattaatagtagGCTCCACAAGCAGACAACGGGACCATGAATCCATGAAGAACAGATCACCTACACTCACAATTAATATAATACGAATTTATGAtacaaaacaattttataatatataatagtaagaaaaataaataacaaaggaCGCTTACAATTGCTAAAGACAATTGCTAAAGCTAATTCATCATAGCAATCAGAATCACTGAGTTCTTTCAACTTGGCGAGGGGTCCATGGTTTGATTAATTACACCACACCAATGAGCCAATCTAACAATTAATTGGGGTTTCCTTATATGATAAAAGATCAgatgaaaataattaataaatcttTTGGGGATAGGATTGGGAATAAACTGGATTAAAGAAATTGGGTATGGTGGGACCAGATTAAATATTAGACAATGCATGAAGGAACCGTAAATTAATCCAATTTTGCACATAAATCAGCCTTCCCACCTTTATTTAATAGCCAGAATAATATGTTAACGAATACCAAAAAGTAAAGACAGCAAGTAATCCACAAAGCGAGAGTATGTCCAGAGAATGTCATGAACACCACCCCTACCATCACTTATTTCAAAATAAGAATaagcaggagagagagagagagagagagagagagagagagagagagagagaagagagaggggggggggggggggggaggaagaTAGAGAGATGAAAGAGTGGCAGAGGGAAGTACTTTGATCGCAAGGTTAAGAGGGGAAGATTAATAGTGATAATTAGGaacataaaatttatcaacaaaaggaatatttaaCATGAGTTTTACTTTTATCATGTGAAGCAAGTTAAttacaacaaaacaaaagaaactagcggagaaaatgagagaaaataaatgaaaggtTTAAAGCTTTGAGTACTTACAGGGTACTTAAGAGTCTGCATTGCAAGGAGCTCGCGATCGTCTCCAACTTTTTACTCCAAACCCTCCAAGACCCACCACAGATGTCACCCAATCTAAGGACCACTTTGATTGAAACCCAAATAAATGTTTCTTATATTGATGTTCCTACTTACTATCCCCGTCCAActtccaaaaccaaaaaaataaaaccactcTTTCTTCTCTTCGTCTCTTTCTCTCAGTgtattaattaaaacttctgcTAGAGTTTGTTGGGTTTTCAAGTTGTAAAGTCGTGGACTTTAAGCACAATCAGCGTACATGGTTTTCACTGAATCAGccacatacttttttttttcccccaaagTTCCAAGAATTCGCTGAAAACATCAGAAAATTTGCAGGCATATGATACTAAAAGGGGAAAATAGTCCGAAAACGATTCCGAACGATGACAATGGTCGGACAGTGGGAAAGAACGaaacgaagagagagagagagagagagagagagagagagagtgtgtgaggGAGCTTGTGTAAAGAAAGCTGAGGGAGAGGGCCGGAAGTAGGGGGAGGTGAAGGGCATCTGAAAGGGtgttataaagttttttttcaagttaataaaaggctcggaaattaaatttatatagatatatgattatttatttgacaGCTAATATACAACcgtgttgagagagagagattgaaagtAGTTAATTTAACCATAGATGAAGTCACTGTCCTAACTATGGTTCAAAGAGGCtggagaaaataaattttagttaattaattttttcaaaaaaataaaaatgtgtgtAAGCAATTCAATTCTTGTGGCTTGGCTTGTGAGTTGTGATGCTTTCTGCTTGAACTTAGCTCTTGGAGAAAAAGTCAAAGTTCACAATCTGCCATATAAATGCAGCTTCATCTCTCATGTACGCTTGAAAttaaagagagaaaatattgCCCGTTTTCTCGTCATTCAATGTAAAGATGGAAAATCTGGGATGCTGTACTTGTCCCTTTAATTCAATAAAGAGAgctcatcatttttttaatcaaagctgctgtaaaaataaataaattacagaTATAAGGTAGGGAATCGAATGTTTCAAACAAATATTCATTGAAGAAGTGACAACAACATTCTGGAATCTGGAGAAAGatgtgaataatatatatatatacatatatatatatatatgagtgcaTAGGTATCgtattctctttaaaaaaaaattaagtaaatataattaattttttaataataaattttactttttttttaaataattacttgCTCCTTGGACCACACTTTATAATTATacatagaattatatatatatatatgataatgaaGGTGTTAAAGTAAGGGATTGCCAAAAGACAGTTTGCtgtaatgtaattaatatatcgATTAGTTGTgattaaaaattgtaattagtAAAAAAATACTGTAATTATCTGTTTTGGTAGTTTCGTTATAGAAAAATTTTGGTCTTTAATGACATTCAAGAGAACACCCAGAGAGAGCATGGCATACAAACTACCATGtattaatcttaaaaatatatattttattataaagtctaTGTAAAACATACCTATAAAGTggttatatgatataatttaattttgaagatTAAAACTGAATGATTAATGCTACTTTACATCTAATTTATACAACTCCCTTTATCACGTACGTGGCTAattaaaaaagttcaaaaatatatattcaaaacaaaattatgcccaaaaacataaaaaattataagtttattactattttatgttgtgctttttattttttaataagtcacGTGACACCGCAACAATATGGCAAAGTGGATGGTATAAATTATAGGACATagtaacattactctatttaaatattacaaatcaaatcttactatataaatcatatgaCCATAGTATGCTCTACACACcgatttgaaaatataattactCTTAATCATATAAGTTGCAGTTGAGTGATTATGCCATTAAACTACAATATATTGATCCGTCAAGAGTAAAACCTGTTCTTAATTTATCATACTTGATTTTAATTAGATACCAAAACTTAAAAGATAACAATAATATCAATGGATGTTTGCATAATAAAgtcatatatatagagagagagagagatcttatttagttattaagtaattttaaaatacGGATAAATAATATTCTCACTAATTTCAGATTTACTATTCTATAATCTTCCAACACCGACACGTGCAATTGTAACTCAATGTCGATGGCATGTACGGTTCGTGGAACATGCATAACGAGTGCAACCACTTTTCACGACGAGAATATTAGAAGTGTAGCCTACGTTTGAGGTGGTGAGACAATGCTTGCTTGCTTGGCTATTCCTAAGAAGACTTTAATTCTCGTAAATGACATTCAAAGTAAGATGCTGCATTGATAATTGGATCAAGCATGCATCTACAAAGCATACTCTTGTAAATTTGGAGAAGATTgcttaaaattttgtattcGTCGAGGTTTAAAGATCAGGACAATCCCACCATCTATTTATGTTGTTTATTGGGAAAAATGAGTTTTAAGACTAGTTTAGTTACATAAATCTAAACTAtctaatttcatctcatataatcattataaattttttaaattcttacataaaatataataaataatttaatttttttagattttaaaacaaaattaatattaaaaaatattttataataatattttatttaactttcaacaaaacatctcatctcatattatttgaACTGTATAACCAAATGAGACCTTACTTTTAATGTATACATAATAAACGGTAATATATAtcttaaattgtaaaatttaaattataaaatttatatattaaatcaaattatatcattctattaAACATATTCTACGATttgagaataaatttatatctatATGTGAGAGAAAACATGTTACATGTAATCACCCTATCCTATAATATGCTCCTTTTTAACTATATTTCCTTCTAGACATTATTGTTAGTTTATTGATGTACAAGGCATTCCATCAATTGATGAGTTGTCGGATTTAACAGATAGGACATTCTCATCTGTTAGCTTGAATGACTAGACAATACTATACTTGaatgactttttcttttttcctttctaatcATTCTGATTGAATTAAAGGGAAATGCCGGTGAGATTGGCTGTCGAAAAAAAAAttcgattttttatatatttaattatgaagaatgtatttttaaataaataataaattttgtttCCTTGTTAAAATGTGTAGAGgggtttaaaaaattttgaaa
Coding sequences within it:
- the LOC122275868 gene encoding transcription factor bHLH153 isoform X2; translated protein: MQTLKYPGEEGIELGKMTEHKRSPCSVETSLTSLTSKRHKADLSAKERKDKLGERIVTLQQLVSPYGKTDTASVLLEAMEYIQFLHEQVLSAPYLQSTPSVMQELGPYSLRSKGLCLVPVSCTAGVARSNGADIWAPIKTTSPKFEKAISQFH
- the LOC122275862 gene encoding selenoprotein F-like, coding for MGLLIYICSLALLVSLVPLGVAKDQLSSRECEDLGFSGLALCSDCKTLAEYVKDQDLVSDCSKCCTEDSDDSISKITYSGAVLEVCMRKLVFYPEIVGFIEEEKDQFPSVKVQYIFNSPPKLIMLDEAGQHKENIRIDNWKREHILQFLREKVNPTSAD
- the LOC122275868 gene encoding transcription factor bHLH153 isoform X1, which gives rise to MQTLKYPGEEGIELGKMTEHKRSPCSVETSLTSLTSKRHKADLSAKERKDKLGERIVTLQQLVSPYGKTDTASVLLEAMEYIQFLHEQVKVLSAPYLQSTPSVMQELGPYSLRSKGLCLVPVSCTAGVARSNGADIWAPIKTTSPKFEKAISQFH
- the LOC122275868 gene encoding transcription factor bHLH153 isoform X3, whose amino-acid sequence is MTEHKRSPCSVETSLTSLTSKRHKADLSAKERKDKLGERIVTLQQLVSPYGKTDTASVLLEAMEYIQFLHEQVKVLSAPYLQSTPSVMQELGPYSLRSKGLCLVPVSCTAGVARSNGADIWAPIKTTSPKFEKAISQFH